A region of Vicia villosa cultivar HV-30 ecotype Madison, WI unplaced genomic scaffold, Vvil1.0 ctg.001224F_1_1, whole genome shotgun sequence DNA encodes the following proteins:
- the LOC131634094 gene encoding uncharacterized protein LOC131634094 translates to MSRPVERITEINDGKELWKIVVRIHHRWNVVSNNKEHFEMIFVDKLGDDIHVVVPAPHVSVFTEKYLLGHTYAPYEINVFISDVVGMVDSIGYAQTESGAKKQQISMMLRDHSNNMLNCTLWESYADQFIRFNKVRVAASLPTVVLLQYAKVKEEGKYPLSVTNTYNVTLLCVDADFTVMKDFIDRMPEESRVTLSDQLGGNSQYSSQSSENQQLTPMQKLFSKAVVLPIAEIIQLTDITFCATVATTKLLVASPFGWYYRACHMCQSIARGDSPPFECEAGIRLRLRLLIGAKAAILSSGTGNVKCFWVYLHPNFAGITDPLDFPLALDQLLQLEMAMKVKWHPRWKNCSVVMIIKNDPIIQQLKEKWGTDEIKESVDEAKTDANEDCELVTDLEITSKHKPDAVTPPGKRHFPAASSESTDLDGLHDAELSSNKLKKIIKMEKID, encoded by the exons ATGTCAAGGCCTGTTGAGAGAATAACAGAGATCAACGATGGAAAAGAGCTTTGGAAGATTGTTGTTAGGATTCACCACAGATGGAATGTTGTGTCCAACAACAAGGAACATTTTGAAATGATCTTtgttgacaaattg GGAGATGATATTCATGTTGTTGTTCCAGCACCACATGTGTCGGTGTTCACCGAAAAATACCTATTAGGGCATACTTATGCT CCGTATgaaattaatgtatttatttcAGATGTCGTTGGAATGGTGGATAGTATTGGTTATGCACAGACTGAGTCGGGCGCAAAGAAGCAGCAAATTAGCATGATGTTGCGTGACCACAG CAACAACATGTTGAACTGTACTCTGTGGGAATCATACGCGGATCAGTTCATCAGGTTTAACAAAGTTAGGGTTGCTGCATCACTCCCTACAGTTGTGTTGCTTCAGTATGCCAAAGTGAAAGAAGAAG GAAAGTATCCTCTGTCTGTGACAAACACCTACAATGTCACCCTTTTATGTGTTGATGCTGATTTTACTGTCATGAAAGACTTCATTGATAG AATGCCTGAGGAGAGCAGGGTAACCCTGTCTGATCAACTCGGAGGGAATTCCCAATATTCCTCCCAGAGTTCTGAAAATCAACAACTGACTCCTATGCAGAAATTATTCTCAAAAGCTGTTGTTTTACCTATTGCTGAGATTATTCAACTTACGGAT ATTACATTTTGTGCTACTGTCGCTACAACAAAATTATTAGTTGCGTCTCCATTTGGATGGTACTATCGTGCCTGTCATATGTGTCAATCTATAGCGCGTGGAGACAGCCCCCCATTTGAGTGTGAAGCTG GTATTAGATTGAGATTGAGGTTACTCATAGGGGCTAAAGCTGCAATTTTGTCTTCTGGAACAGGGAATGTGAAATGCTTTTGGGTTTATCTGCATCCCAACTTC GCTGGAATTACTGATCCATTGGACTTCCCGTTAGCACTTGATCAGTTGTTGCAATTGGAAATGGCTATGAAGGTTAAGTGGCATCCACGCTGGAAGAACTGTTCCGTCGTTATGATTATAAAAAATGATCCTATTATCCAGCAACTTAAGGAAAAATGGGGAACAGATGAG ATTAAGGAGAGTGTTGATGAGGCTAAAACAGATGCCAATGAAGACTGTGAATTGGTTACG GACCTGGAAATTACTTCTAAGCACAAGCCTGATGCTGTCACACCTCCTGGTAAGAGGCATTTTCCTGCTGCATCAAGTGAATCCACTGATTTGGACGGATTACATGATGCAGAACTGTCATCAAACAAGCTGAAGAAGATAATTAAAATGGAGAAGATTGATTAG